From one Lysinibacillus sp. G4S2 genomic stretch:
- a CDS encoding lipid II flippase Amj family protein, which translates to MIALFILIIHSIETLAYAVRLSGARVKLLASALSLFNVMVMVSRLANMMQQPFTGSLTDTAPKENTLAFVEQQFRVLIGAASIGTLVGILLLPTFVAIFSRAIIHLSEERGSIPALFKRGFSIGYVKRGIKHFHMPSFSYLKGISWRDIPIKLFIVNIAITAIYTIGVLSALYASLLVPERSTTAVMSSGLINGVATMLLIIFIDPKISILADDVINQRGSYLNLKRASVMMMASRLLGTFVAQLLFIPGAKYIAWFTQFMT; encoded by the coding sequence ATGATTGCTTTGTTCATTCTCATCATTCATTCGATAGAAACACTTGCGTATGCAGTTCGATTATCAGGTGCACGTGTAAAATTATTAGCCTCTGCTTTATCATTGTTTAATGTCATGGTCATGGTTTCAAGGCTTGCGAATATGATGCAGCAGCCATTTACAGGAAGCTTGACTGACACAGCACCAAAGGAAAACACGCTTGCATTTGTGGAGCAGCAGTTCCGCGTACTTATTGGCGCCGCTTCAATAGGTACATTGGTAGGCATTCTACTATTACCAACATTTGTAGCGATATTTTCAAGAGCCATTATTCATTTATCTGAGGAAAGAGGCTCTATTCCAGCATTATTCAAAAGAGGTTTTAGTATTGGATATGTCAAACGGGGAATAAAACATTTTCATATGCCAAGTTTTTCATACTTAAAGGGTATTAGTTGGCGTGATATACCTATTAAATTATTTATCGTTAATATCGCCATAACGGCCATCTATACAATTGGCGTACTATCTGCACTTTACGCCTCTTTACTAGTTCCTGAAAGATCGACAACTGCTGTGATGTCGTCAGGGCTTATTAATGGTGTAGCAACGATGTTATTGATTATCTTTATTGACCCTAAAATTTCCATTCTAGCTGATGATGTTATCAATCAAAGAGGCAGCTACTTAAATCTTAAGCGAGCTTCTGTGATGATGATGGCTTCAAGGCTGCTAGGCACATTTGTGGCACAGCTATTATTTATTCCTGGGGCAAAATATATTGCTTGGTTTACACAATTTATGACTTAG
- a CDS encoding membrane lipoprotein lipid attachment site-containing protein, whose protein sequence is MKKFCFLILMVFVLAACSTDQQEDVHYIAKSEHWKAVYNSNTEDGLNICYLGENKNLGDLQISIEGAKNSLGMSDVRVNTEGQLTLTKKESEHIFKGDSTPSIHIQWQSYDEILEVQNN, encoded by the coding sequence ATGAAAAAATTTTGCTTCCTGATTTTGATGGTTTTTGTGTTAGCTGCTTGTAGTACGGATCAACAAGAAGATGTGCATTACATAGCGAAAAGTGAGCACTGGAAGGCGGTTTATAATAGTAATACTGAGGATGGCTTAAACATTTGCTATCTAGGTGAAAACAAAAACTTAGGTGATTTACAAATTTCGATTGAAGGTGCAAAAAATTCACTAGGGATGTCAGACGTACGCGTGAATACAGAAGGACAATTAACCTTAACGAAAAAAGAAAGTGAGCATATTTTTAAGGGGGACTCTACACCTAGCATTCATATTCAATGGCAGTCTTATGATGAGATTTTAGAAGTGCAGAATAACTAA
- the thrS gene encoding threonine--tRNA ligase — translation MSNQLINIQFPDGKQQAFSKGVTLTDIAQAISPALRKKAIVGSVNGTIIDLTRPILEDTQISLYDASSKEGIQVIRHSTAHLLAQAIKRLYPDAKFGVGPVIENGFYYDIDTAHSLAPIDLQQIEKMMKQIVQENIQIQRKEVTRAKAQQLFVHDALKLELLEDIPEHEAVTVYEQGEFYDLCRGPHVPSTGKLQHFKLMHVSGAYWRGDSDNQMLQRIYGVAFASKEELADYFVFLEEAEKRNHRKLGKELELFMFSEEAPGMPFYLANGQIIRNELESYLRHLQAKFDYQEVRTPLMMNQRLWEQSGHWDHYKENMYFTHVDDQSFALKPMNCPGHMLIFKNDLHSYRDLPIRMAEFGQVHRHEFSGALNGLLRVRTFCQDDAHIFVTPQQIEDEIALALKIIDEVYQVFGFQYDIELSTRPADYMGELELWHQAEAALENVLTNLGFPFTINEGDGAFYGPKIDIHIKDAIQRSHQCATVQLDFQLPEKFDLTYVNEHNEKVRPVVIHRAVFGSIDRFLGILIEHFGGAFPTWLAPQQVKVIGVADAHQEYVQQVVDALKKEQIRVSVDDRQEKLGKKIREAQMKKIPYILVLGDKEMDNENVTVRQYGEQALIEKPLQQFIEEIKKEIQQKTLSN, via the coding sequence ATGTCAAATCAATTAATTAACATTCAATTTCCAGATGGGAAACAACAAGCATTTTCAAAAGGTGTTACACTAACCGACATTGCACAAGCGATTAGCCCTGCTTTACGTAAAAAAGCAATCGTAGGGAGTGTGAACGGAACCATCATTGATTTGACGCGCCCGATTTTGGAGGATACACAAATTTCCCTGTACGATGCTAGCTCAAAAGAAGGAATTCAGGTTATTCGTCATTCAACAGCCCATTTGTTAGCTCAAGCAATTAAGCGTTTATACCCTGATGCAAAATTTGGGGTTGGGCCAGTAATAGAAAACGGGTTTTATTATGATATCGATACTGCGCATTCATTAGCGCCTATTGATTTACAACAAATTGAAAAAATGATGAAGCAAATTGTTCAAGAAAATATACAAATACAGCGCAAAGAAGTAACACGAGCAAAGGCACAGCAGCTATTTGTTCATGATGCGCTAAAGCTAGAGTTATTAGAGGATATTCCTGAACATGAAGCTGTGACGGTTTATGAACAAGGAGAATTTTACGATCTATGTCGTGGACCGCATGTACCTTCTACAGGAAAATTACAGCACTTTAAATTAATGCATGTATCAGGAGCATACTGGCGTGGAGATAGTGATAATCAAATGCTTCAGCGTATTTATGGTGTAGCATTTGCCTCGAAAGAAGAGCTTGCGGATTACTTTGTTTTCTTAGAGGAAGCAGAGAAGCGGAATCACCGAAAGCTAGGAAAAGAACTAGAGTTATTTATGTTTTCAGAAGAAGCCCCAGGGATGCCATTTTATTTAGCGAATGGTCAAATTATTCGAAATGAACTGGAGTCGTATTTACGTCATTTACAAGCAAAATTTGATTATCAAGAAGTTCGGACTCCGTTGATGATGAACCAGCGTTTATGGGAGCAATCAGGGCATTGGGATCATTACAAAGAAAATATGTATTTTACACACGTAGATGACCAAAGCTTTGCATTAAAGCCTATGAATTGCCCTGGACATATGCTGATTTTTAAAAATGATTTACATTCATACAGAGATTTACCAATTCGTATGGCTGAATTTGGTCAAGTTCATCGACATGAATTTAGTGGCGCATTAAATGGACTTTTACGAGTTCGTACTTTTTGTCAGGATGATGCACATATTTTTGTTACGCCACAGCAAATTGAAGATGAAATTGCACTTGCGCTGAAAATTATTGATGAGGTATACCAAGTTTTTGGCTTCCAATACGATATTGAATTATCGACACGTCCAGCTGATTATATGGGTGAACTTGAACTTTGGCATCAAGCGGAAGCGGCGTTAGAAAACGTACTAACAAATTTGGGCTTTCCTTTTACAATTAATGAAGGTGACGGAGCGTTTTACGGACCAAAAATTGATATTCATATTAAAGATGCCATTCAACGAAGTCATCAATGTGCAACGGTGCAGCTTGACTTCCAACTACCAGAGAAATTCGACTTAACATATGTCAATGAACACAATGAAAAAGTAAGACCTGTCGTTATTCATCGAGCGGTATTCGGTTCTATTGATCGTTTTTTAGGCATATTGATTGAGCATTTTGGAGGGGCGTTCCCAACGTGGCTTGCACCTCAGCAAGTAAAAGTAATTGGCGTTGCAGATGCGCATCAAGAATATGTACAGCAAGTAGTTGATGCTTTAAAAAAGGAACAAATCCGTGTAAGCGTGGACGATCGACAAGAAAAGCTAGGTAAAAAAATTCGGGAAGCTCAAATGAAAAAAATACCTTATATTTTAGTGCTTGGTGATAAAGAAATGGATAATGAAAATGTCACTGTTCGTCAATATGGTGAGCAAGCATTGATTGAAAAACCATTGCAACAGTTTATAGAGGAAATAAAGAAGGAAATACAGCAAAAAACTTTAAGCAATTAA
- a CDS encoding aspartyl-phosphate phosphatase Spo0E family protein, whose product MVNISVKQFLKMEIEVKRRIMYRKAMDLGFTHPSVVNCSQELDVLLNKYSKAS is encoded by the coding sequence TTGGTAAATATATCAGTTAAACAATTCTTGAAGATGGAGATTGAAGTTAAAAGAAGGATTATGTATAGAAAAGCAATGGATTTAGGCTTCACCCATCCTAGTGTTGTAAATTGTAGTCAAGAACTAGATGTCCTACTAAATAAATATTCAAAAGCTTCCTAA
- a CDS encoding histidine phosphatase family protein gives MTVIYFVRHAHSHYTADEYNRPLSDNGFKDRDRVTKLFENKMIHVIYSSTYKRAIQTVEGIAQEHHLQVNIVDTFKERTLSNKKIMDFDDAIRQLWSHPNFAFEGGESNETAMERAITTLQKIVLAHPNDNIVIGTHGNIMVLMMQYFDIQYDYSFWKKLSIPDVYQLTFQNFVLVDVQRIWKE, from the coding sequence ATGACCGTAATATACTTTGTTAGACATGCCCATTCACACTATACAGCTGATGAGTATAATCGACCGCTATCTGACAACGGGTTTAAGGATAGGGATCGTGTCACAAAATTATTCGAAAATAAAATGATTCACGTAATTTATTCAAGTACATATAAAAGGGCCATCCAAACGGTGGAAGGCATTGCGCAAGAACATCATCTACAGGTTAATATCGTGGATACTTTTAAAGAAAGAACATTGTCTAATAAAAAGATAATGGATTTTGACGATGCGATTCGTCAATTATGGAGTCATCCAAACTTTGCATTTGAGGGTGGAGAATCAAATGAAACCGCAATGGAACGAGCTATTACTACCTTGCAAAAGATAGTGCTAGCGCATCCAAATGACAATATAGTGATTGGTACACATGGCAATATAATGGTCTTAATGATGCAATATTTTGATATTCAATATGATTATTCGTTTTGGAAAAAGCTGTCAATTCCAGATGTCTATCAACTTACATTTCAAAACTTCGTGTTAGTTGATGTTCAGAGAATTTGGAAAGAGTAG
- a CDS encoding GNAT family protein, with protein MENYFKEFLTGQTITLQQMTSIDLEAFVKMESEKKSLLLANDEIPFPNTFEDHTSFFQSISGKKEEFIFGIFEKTSNELVGSCGVYSINWQNSTCFVGISIGEQWQGKGLGTDAMKTLIHFIFNYIAINKVKLQVFSFNKAAIRSYEKCGFTKEGILRNEIFRFGQFHDVVLFGLLREEWQS; from the coding sequence ATGGAAAATTATTTTAAAGAATTTCTTACAGGTCAAACTATTACTTTACAGCAAATGACTTCCATCGACTTAGAAGCATTTGTAAAAATGGAAAGTGAAAAGAAATCGTTGCTACTTGCCAATGATGAAATCCCCTTTCCAAATACCTTTGAGGATCATACTTCATTCTTTCAAAGTATCAGTGGGAAAAAAGAGGAGTTTATCTTCGGAATTTTTGAAAAAACATCAAATGAGCTTGTCGGCTCCTGTGGTGTCTATTCAATCAACTGGCAAAATAGTACTTGCTTTGTAGGCATTTCAATCGGCGAACAATGGCAAGGTAAAGGACTTGGAACGGATGCAATGAAAACTCTTATTCATTTTATTTTTAATTATATTGCTATTAATAAAGTTAAACTTCAGGTTTTTAGCTTTAATAAAGCAGCTATTCGTTCCTATGAAAAGTGTGGCTTTACAAAAGAAGGTATTTTACGAAATGAGATTTTCCGCTTCGGTCAATTTCATGATGTAGTTTTATTTGGTTTATTACGAGAAGAATGGCAAAGCTGA
- a CDS encoding SMI1/KNR4 family protein, with protein MRTFHPYFSGLMKYLPEEEQLQLQRAIGATESQLQALLNVFPNCPESLINLLKDVNGTYYCKHGEETICVLVLGSDLGEYPYYLKSVEQIIADFRVKDSESIYERYEDFLDYVEVDERINMHVPLRERLCFSDCMNNGGTSRLYIDFNPNEGGQVGQIIRYVHDPDSYEVIAPSFEAYLQKLVDTEYEFTALYEEEEI; from the coding sequence ATGCGTACTTTTCATCCGTATTTTAGTGGTTTAATGAAATATTTACCTGAAGAGGAGCAGCTTCAATTACAACGTGCAATAGGAGCAACCGAGTCTCAACTTCAAGCATTGCTTAATGTGTTTCCTAACTGTCCAGAGTCACTTATTAATCTACTTAAAGATGTAAATGGAACATATTATTGTAAACATGGTGAAGAAACGATTTGTGTACTAGTGCTCGGCTCAGATCTTGGTGAATATCCGTATTATCTAAAGTCCGTAGAGCAAATTATTGCAGATTTCCGAGTAAAAGATAGTGAAAGTATTTATGAGCGTTATGAGGATTTTTTAGATTATGTGGAAGTGGATGAACGAATTAATATGCATGTACCGTTAAGAGAACGATTATGCTTTTCAGACTGTATGAACAATGGTGGTACATCCCGTTTGTATATTGATTTTAATCCGAATGAAGGTGGTCAAGTAGGGCAAATAATTCGCTACGTTCATGACCCAGATAGCTATGAGGTGATTGCACCGTCCTTTGAAGCATATTTACAAAAGCTTGTTGATACGGAGTATGAATTTACAGCACTTTATGAAGAAGAGGAGATTTGA
- a CDS encoding GNAT family protein gives MKLKFYEENDVYLIDRYTITEDQLRYTMSPKESIELVKQDTNRHAILVLDEDKLVTFFVLHENEGVKPYSSNEQAILIRAFSTDYYEQGKGYAKAALQFLPDFVLEHFPTINELVLGVNIPNTAAQSLYKKCGFADEGRLATGFNGEIKVMSRYIR, from the coding sequence ATGAAATTAAAATTTTATGAGGAAAATGATGTTTACTTAATTGATCGATATACCATAACTGAAGACCAGCTTCGATATACGATGTCTCCGAAAGAGAGCATTGAATTAGTGAAGCAGGATACCAACCGTCATGCCATTCTTGTATTAGATGAAGACAAACTCGTAACCTTCTTTGTGTTGCATGAAAATGAGGGGGTCAAGCCATATTCTTCTAATGAACAGGCGATCTTGATCCGCGCCTTTTCGACAGACTATTATGAACAAGGGAAAGGCTATGCAAAAGCGGCATTACAGTTTTTGCCTGACTTTGTTTTAGAGCATTTTCCAACTATCAATGAACTTGTGCTAGGCGTTAATATACCGAACACCGCTGCACAGTCACTTTATAAAAAATGTGGGTTTGCCGATGAAGGAAGGCTGGCAACAGGATTCAATGGTGAGATTAAAGTGATGAGTCGTTACATAAGGTGA
- a CDS encoding transposase: MFFQDRKLQELSQLVAQVFEYYHQNCSKKRRLKPGIITVIHTFGRDLKYNPHLHVLVTEGAMDAQREWYPLDWIPYEYLRKSWQKVVLDSMKRRQMMCQPM; the protein is encoded by the coding sequence GTGTTCTTTCAGGATCGAAAATTGCAGGAGTTAAGTCAATTAGTTGCTCAAGTATTTGAATATTACCATCAAAATTGTTCTAAGAAACGTCGGCTAAAGCCTGGAATTATTACAGTCATCCATACATTTGGACGAGATTTAAAATATAATCCGCATTTGCATGTGCTTGTTACAGAGGGAGCGATGGATGCTCAGCGTGAATGGTATCCATTAGATTGGATTCCCTACGAATATTTAAGAAAATCGTGGCAGAAGGTGGTACTAGATTCAATGAAGCGAAGACAGATGATGTGC